The Methanohalophilus portucalensis genome window below encodes:
- the ahbA gene encoding siroheme decarboxylase subunit alpha, with amino-acid sequence MIRLDEMDKRILNEIQLEFPLSVNPYAVLAERIGITEEELLKRLERLNNQGALRRIGPVINTRKIGGTSTLIALKAPDSQTHEIGEIINKHPEVSHNYLRPAEYNIWFTISAANRERLDTIINQIVDETGCPILDLPTKRLFKIGVKFNVR; translated from the coding sequence ATGATCCGGCTTGATGAAATGGACAAAAGGATATTGAATGAGATCCAGCTTGAATTTCCCCTTTCAGTTAATCCCTATGCAGTACTGGCTGAAAGGATAGGAATTACTGAAGAGGAATTGTTAAAAAGACTGGAGAGACTTAACAATCAGGGAGCCCTGAGGCGCATTGGTCCTGTGATAAATACTCGCAAGATTGGGGGAACCAGTACCCTCATAGCCCTGAAAGCCCCGGATTCACAAACCCATGAGATCGGAGAAATCATTAATAAACATCCGGAAGTCTCTCACAACTATTTGCGCCCGGCGGAGTATAATATATGGTTCACCATCTCTGCAGCAAATCGAGAACGCCTCGACACTATAATCAATCAGATTGTGGATGAAACAGGATGCCCTATACTTGACCTGCCCACAAAACGCCTTTTCAAGATAGGAGTGAAATTCAATGTCCGATAA
- a CDS encoding cytochrome c maturation protein CcmE domain-containing protein — MDKKQKQILAVITILAFAILGLWGIDTGQTYYMVSEIKENPDGFEGNDINTMGAIKQGTLDVKPGNITFMLRDIEQPEKYIEVEYTGDLPPNLEEGKELSIEGKIDRQGNLKAEKIVMGCPSKYSE, encoded by the coding sequence ATGGATAAAAAACAAAAACAAATTCTTGCAGTTATTACAATACTTGCCTTTGCTATCCTGGGCTTATGGGGCATAGATACCGGCCAGACTTATTACATGGTATCTGAAATCAAGGAAAATCCAGATGGTTTTGAAGGGAATGATATCAACACAATGGGCGCCATCAAGCAAGGAACACTGGATGTAAAACCCGGTAATATAACTTTCATGCTCCGGGACATAGAGCAACCTGAAAAGTACATTGAAGTTGAATATACCGGTGACCTGCCGCCCAATCTTGAGGAAGGTAAAGAACTGAGTATTGAAGGAAAAATAGACCGGCAGGGAAATCTCAAAGCTGAAAAAATTGTCATGGGTTGCCCTTCCAAATACTCCGAATAA
- the ahbD gene encoding heme b synthase: MTMSEEPNPPRLIAWELTSRCNLSCVHCRGASTDEKAIGELDTSEAKTFIDQVASLGSPILILSGGEPLVRPDVYELANYGTNKGLRVVLATNGTLLERETVRKLKEAGIKRVSISLDGADSATHDGFRGVEGAFDKAMEGIDALKAEGMDFQINTTITKRNLGEIPRILKMATSLNAEALHIFLLVPTGRGENLANEEIPPAEYERILRWFYEQKKHTSLELKATCAPHYFRIMRQCAEKEGMEVSINTHGFDAVSRGCLGGTAFCFVSSTGDVQPCGYLPAIAGNIRNQSFGEIWNNSTLFNELRDFSLLKGKCGKCEYKNVCGGCRARAYAATGDYLEEEPYCIYHPRQK, encoded by the coding sequence ATGACTATGTCAGAAGAACCCAACCCTCCAAGATTAATTGCCTGGGAATTGACATCCAGATGCAATCTTTCATGCGTGCATTGCAGAGGTGCATCCACCGACGAAAAAGCTATTGGTGAACTGGACACATCCGAAGCAAAAACATTTATTGACCAGGTGGCTTCCCTTGGGTCCCCGATATTAATTCTCAGTGGAGGTGAACCACTTGTTCGCCCTGATGTATATGAACTTGCCAACTATGGCACAAATAAAGGCCTCAGGGTGGTACTTGCTACAAACGGCACCCTCCTTGAAAGGGAAACTGTGAGAAAACTCAAAGAAGCGGGAATAAAGAGGGTCAGCATAAGTCTTGATGGGGCAGATTCTGCAACCCATGATGGATTTCGTGGAGTTGAAGGCGCCTTTGACAAAGCCATGGAAGGAATTGATGCCCTGAAGGCAGAAGGCATGGATTTTCAGATTAATACTACAATAACCAAAAGAAATCTGGGAGAGATCCCACGTATCCTTAAAATGGCTACTTCCCTGAACGCCGAAGCCCTCCATATTTTCCTGCTTGTGCCTACAGGCAGAGGAGAAAACCTTGCAAATGAGGAGATACCTCCGGCAGAGTATGAAAGGATACTGCGCTGGTTCTATGAACAGAAAAAGCATACCTCCCTTGAACTCAAAGCTACCTGTGCGCCCCATTATTTCCGGATTATGCGCCAGTGTGCGGAAAAAGAAGGTATGGAAGTTTCAATCAATACCCATGGTTTTGATGCTGTGAGCAGGGGATGTCTGGGAGGTACTGCCTTTTGTTTTGTTTCAAGTACCGGGGATGTGCAGCCCTGTGGTTACCTTCCTGCAATAGCCGGAAATATAAGGAACCAATCTTTCGGGGAAATATGGAACAATTCAACTTTGTTCAATGAACTCAGGGATTTCAGTCTACTTAAGGGAAAATGCGGCAAATGTGAATACAAGAATGTGTGCGGCGGGTGCCGTGCCCGGGCATATGCAGCAACCGGGGATTATCTGGAAGAAGAACCTTACTGTATCTATCATCCGCGCCAAAAATAA
- the hemA gene encoding glutamyl-tRNA reductase — MTEISSMVISHAKATVEEMEDAWQGEIEDILSQLSSHELVYECAVLKTCNRLEMYVVSPRGSSVLFHFAKKMGVSSRIVEFYDHEESLYHLLKLSCGLESMIIGEDQILGQIKDLYTISKNAGTMGKILETAFSKAIQVGKRARTETNINRGSVSIASAAVDLADEMLKGLQGRNILVIGTGEMGTLVTRALSHRDMNVVYLANRTYEKAKVLADELGGEAVDFMSLNRYTQQADVIISATSAPHYVLKKATVEKSLKNRNDNLLLIDIASPRDIDPEVESLPGVILRNIDNLRVINERNLQMRMEEAKKVETIIDEEYKMLINQYKRQKADALLSELYSQIYTLRKHEMDRAVNRLGAYHTIGDVECEVLDDLTRAIANKVLAEPTKVLRNAAEYNDEAFLDSACKLFNIKPYAKKEKENCK; from the coding sequence TTGACTGAAATATCTAGCATGGTTATTTCCCATGCAAAGGCAACAGTGGAGGAAATGGAAGATGCCTGGCAGGGTGAAATCGAGGATATACTTTCCCAGCTAAGTTCCCATGAGCTCGTGTACGAATGCGCAGTCCTTAAGACATGCAACCGACTGGAAATGTATGTAGTATCCCCCAGAGGAAGCAGTGTCCTTTTCCATTTTGCAAAAAAGATGGGTGTTTCTTCCCGCATTGTCGAATTCTATGACCATGAAGAATCCTTATATCATCTTTTAAAACTCTCCTGTGGCCTTGAATCCATGATAATAGGAGAAGATCAGATCCTGGGACAGATAAAGGATTTGTACACCATCTCTAAAAATGCAGGCACCATGGGCAAAATCCTGGAGACCGCTTTTAGCAAGGCAATCCAGGTAGGTAAAAGAGCCCGTACAGAAACCAACATCAACAGAGGTTCTGTATCTATTGCATCTGCTGCAGTCGATCTTGCCGATGAAATGTTAAAAGGCCTGCAAGGACGTAATATACTTGTTATTGGCACCGGTGAGATGGGCACTCTTGTGACCCGGGCATTATCGCACAGGGATATGAATGTTGTGTATCTGGCAAACCGCACATATGAAAAGGCAAAAGTACTTGCAGATGAGTTGGGAGGTGAGGCCGTGGATTTCATGAGCCTTAATCGCTATACACAGCAGGCCGATGTCATAATCAGTGCTACATCTGCTCCCCATTATGTCCTGAAGAAAGCAACTGTGGAAAAATCTCTTAAGAACAGGAACGATAATCTTCTGCTGATAGATATCGCCAGCCCCCGGGACATAGATCCCGAAGTTGAAAGCCTTCCCGGAGTTATCCTGCGTAATATCGATAACTTAAGGGTAATTAATGAGCGTAATCTCCAGATGAGAATGGAAGAGGCAAAGAAAGTTGAAACTATAATTGATGAAGAATACAAAATGCTCATTAACCAGTACAAAAGACAGAAGGCAGATGCTCTTTTGTCCGAACTTTACAGCCAGATATATACTCTGCGAAAGCATGAAATGGATAGGGCTGTGAACAGGTTGGGAGCTTATCACACAATTGGGGATGTGGAATGCGAGGTCCTGGATGACCTGACAAGGGCCATAGCAAACAAGGTCCTGGCAGAACCTACCAAAGTGTTGCGTAATGCAGCTGAATACAATGATGAAGCTTTTCTTGATTCTGCCTGCAAGCTTTTTAACATCAAACCCTATGCTAAAAAAGAAAAGGAAAATTGCAAATAA
- a CDS encoding precorrin-2 dehydrogenase/sirohydrochlorin ferrochelatase family protein, protein MYDRQYMPLFLDLSSRKIVIFGGGHVGQRKASLFYKYGEVTVISEDFSEKIISLYASEAINIVQADIRAMSSDAIHEYLKGAFIVIPATNDQKLNMKISQIAAGMDIFVNSVDSRGDVIVPSVIQRGPVTVGISTLGHSPALSRYTRIKLEHTITPNYADMAHLQDELRTNLKKRIESQPLRKQILWDVLEDDRIWDAFEESYEKAYNIAYDIMLEQIENSGNENSKEHLDHCSNNGGQH, encoded by the coding sequence ATGTATGATCGCCAATATATGCCACTTTTTCTTGATTTATCTTCCCGGAAAATTGTGATTTTCGGAGGAGGACATGTCGGCCAGCGCAAAGCATCCCTTTTTTATAAATATGGCGAAGTGACCGTTATAAGTGAAGATTTTTCTGAAAAAATCATTTCCCTTTATGCTTCTGAGGCAATAAATATAGTGCAGGCAGATATCAGGGCAATGTCTTCTGATGCAATTCATGAATACCTCAAAGGGGCATTTATCGTAATCCCGGCCACAAATGACCAAAAACTCAATATGAAGATAAGCCAGATTGCTGCTGGTATGGATATATTTGTAAATTCTGTGGATTCCAGAGGAGATGTTATAGTCCCGTCAGTGATACAAAGAGGACCGGTAACTGTTGGAATCTCTACTCTGGGACACAGTCCCGCTCTTTCCAGATATACGCGCATAAAACTTGAACATACTATCACTCCGAATTACGCAGATATGGCACATCTGCAGGATGAGTTACGCACTAACCTGAAAAAACGAATTGAAAGCCAACCCCTAAGGAAACAAATTCTGTGGGATGTGCTTGAAGATGATAGAATATGGGATGCTTTTGAAGAGTCATATGAAAAAGCGTATAATATAGCATACGATATAATGTTGGAGCAGATCGAGAATAGTGGAAATGAAAATTCAAAAGAACATCTGGATCATTGCTCGAATAACGGAGGACAACATTGA
- the ahbB gene encoding siroheme decarboxylase subunit beta, protein MSDKLDPLSRKILEVTQHGIEYTHSPFKEIAEETGLSEQEIVDRLKEMQNQGIIRRFGASIGHRTIGITANAMCIWNVPDERVEDVGNVMSNFSEVTHCYERPRYPDWPYNLFTMVHSYSKKDCEEIAGKIADATGIYDYRLLFSEHEFKKTGVRL, encoded by the coding sequence ATGTCCGATAAACTTGATCCTCTTTCCCGTAAAATCCTGGAAGTAACACAACACGGCATCGAATATACCCATTCTCCTTTCAAGGAAATAGCAGAGGAGACGGGATTAAGTGAACAGGAAATTGTAGATCGGCTAAAGGAAATGCAAAATCAGGGGATCATACGTCGTTTTGGTGCATCAATAGGCCATCGTACCATCGGAATAACTGCCAATGCTATGTGTATCTGGAATGTACCGGATGAGCGGGTGGAAGACGTAGGCAATGTGATGTCCAATTTTAGCGAAGTAACTCATTGTTACGAGCGACCCAGATACCCAGATTGGCCATACAATCTTTTTACAATGGTCCATTCTTACAGTAAAAAAGACTGTGAGGAAATTGCAGGAAAAATTGCAGATGCAACCGGGATATATGACTATCGTCTTTTGTTCAGTGAACATGAGTTCAAGAAAACAGGTGTAAGGCTGTAA
- a CDS encoding CcmD family protein yields the protein MDSLNTAFLIVTIAIVSYTIFLIRKRSQLLREFERLNPE from the coding sequence ATGGACTCACTGAATACAGCATTTTTGATTGTGACTATAGCAATAGTTTCATATACAATATTCCTGATTCGAAAACGTTCACAGCTTCTTCGTGAATTTGAAAGGTTAAATCCTGAATGA
- the hemB gene encoding porphobilinogen synthase encodes MYPNIRMRRLRNGKIGNLIRETSLGVDDLIYPMFVDETAESIVEVPSMEGVLRLPLSEVVNEARNVADLGISSLMLFGIPSDKDEKGSSACGDEDIVQQATRAIKEELGEDMIVITDVCMCEYTSHGHCGIIDNETHDVINDETLPILGEIAASHARAGADMVAPSGMMDGMVGSIRQALDQENFNDVPIMSYAAKYCSAFYGPFRDAADSCYCFGDRSTYQMDPANSDEALREVELDIMEGADIVMVKPALPYLDIIYRIKQEFGMPTAAYNVSGEYSMLKAAAQQGWLDEKRVMYESLMSIKRAGADMIITYFAKEMAQLLNE; translated from the coding sequence ATGTACCCAAATATTCGAATGCGCAGGCTCAGGAACGGAAAGATAGGTAATCTTATACGTGAAACTTCCCTTGGGGTTGATGACCTCATATACCCGATGTTTGTTGACGAAACTGCTGAATCCATAGTTGAAGTACCTTCCATGGAAGGTGTCCTGAGACTGCCCCTTTCCGAGGTTGTCAATGAGGCCAGGAATGTGGCAGACCTGGGTATCAGTTCTTTGATGCTTTTCGGCATTCCTTCGGACAAGGATGAAAAGGGAAGCAGTGCTTGCGGGGATGAAGATATTGTCCAGCAGGCCACGCGTGCTATCAAGGAAGAACTTGGTGAAGACATGATTGTGATTACAGATGTCTGCATGTGTGAATACACATCCCATGGCCATTGCGGCATTATTGATAATGAAACCCATGATGTGATTAATGATGAAACTTTACCCATTTTGGGCGAGATTGCAGCAAGCCATGCCCGAGCAGGAGCAGATATGGTAGCCCCTTCAGGTATGATGGACGGCATGGTGGGTTCAATCAGGCAAGCCCTGGATCAGGAAAATTTCAATGATGTGCCAATTATGTCCTATGCTGCAAAATACTGTTCCGCATTTTACGGCCCCTTCAGGGATGCTGCTGATTCATGCTATTGTTTCGGAGATCGCTCTACATACCAGATGGACCCTGCAAATTCGGATGAGGCCCTGAGAGAAGTAGAACTGGATATCATGGAAGGTGCCGACATAGTCATGGTAAAACCGGCTCTTCCGTACCTTGATATAATCTACCGGATAAAACAGGAGTTTGGTATGCCAACTGCGGCTTACAATGTCAGCGGAGAATATTCCATGCTCAAGGCTGCCGCCCAGCAGGGTTGGCTGGATGAGAAAAGGGTCATGTACGAATCCCTGATGTCAATAAAAAGAGCTGGAGCGGACATGATAATTACTTACTTTGCCAAGGAAATGGCACAATTACTGAATGAATAA